In the Micromonospora narathiwatensis genome, one interval contains:
- the ligD gene encoding non-homologous end-joining DNA ligase: MPADRLRVDVEGRALELSNLDKILYPKAAFTKGEVIDYYTRIAPALLPHLRDRALTRIRYPNGVEGGSFFEKNAPAATPGWVRTETLPAPGSSKGRETIDYVVADDLPTLVWLANLAALELHTPQWKIGEHPDMMVVDLDPGTPAALKQCSQVALLMRDRLADDGVGSYPKTSGKKGMQLCCPIAGTQSADEVSAYARRIAQELEKAHPKLIVSKMAKNLRPGKVFIDWSQNNAAKTTVAPYSLRAQAVPSVSTPLTWDEVSAGAAGKRPATKPYTAGEVLKRVEQQGDLLAPLLNGGPELPV; encoded by the coding sequence ATGCCTGCTGACCGGCTCAGGGTGGACGTCGAGGGGCGCGCGCTGGAGCTGTCCAACCTGGACAAGATCCTCTATCCGAAGGCCGCCTTCACCAAGGGCGAGGTGATCGACTACTACACCCGAATCGCCCCGGCGCTGCTGCCACACCTGCGGGACCGCGCGCTCACCCGGATCCGCTACCCGAACGGCGTCGAGGGCGGCTCGTTCTTCGAGAAGAACGCCCCGGCCGCCACCCCCGGCTGGGTACGCACCGAGACGCTGCCCGCCCCCGGGTCGAGCAAGGGCCGGGAGACCATCGACTACGTGGTCGCCGACGACCTGCCCACCCTGGTCTGGCTGGCCAACCTCGCCGCCCTGGAGCTGCACACGCCGCAGTGGAAGATCGGCGAACATCCCGACATGATGGTGGTCGACCTGGACCCGGGCACCCCGGCCGCGCTGAAACAGTGCAGCCAGGTGGCGCTGCTCATGCGGGACCGGCTGGCCGACGACGGCGTCGGCTCCTACCCGAAGACCTCCGGCAAGAAGGGGATGCAGCTCTGCTGCCCGATCGCCGGCACCCAGTCCGCCGACGAGGTCTCCGCCTACGCGAGGCGGATCGCCCAGGAACTGGAGAAGGCGCACCCGAAGCTGATCGTGTCGAAGATGGCGAAGAACCTGCGCCCCGGCAAGGTCTTCATCGACTGGAGCCAGAACAACGCGGCGAAGACGACGGTGGCGCCGTACTCGCTGCGGGCGCAGGCGGTGCCGTCGGTGTCCACTCCGCTGACCTGGGACGAGGTTTCCGCCGGGGCGGCGGGCAAACGGCCGGCGACCAAGCCGTACACCGCTGGTGAGGTGCTCAAGCGGGTGGAACAGCAGGGCGACCTGCTCGCCCCTCTCCTCAACGGCGGCCCCGAGCTGCCGGTGTAG
- a CDS encoding TIGR03089 family protein, whose amino-acid sequence MAGQTAVVAGVATRDGEPPLLTYLDDATGEQVELTAPQLGGWAARSAGLLRNGCGLGPGSRVAVLLPPHWRTAAVLIGAWSVGMAVSFRPRATAGLPVLEPGGDQPYDAVFVTPERLDDWLEDVPDGTHRYLVGTGPGPLADVPVGWLDWSTEVLRHTDTVPDYTAVRPWDPASPDGTSYGDWRRLATDVAGQLDLRAGDRLLVDAAEHEQPLKWLLAPLAAGASMVICANLDPARRDARIAAEQPTRVL is encoded by the coding sequence ATGGCCGGACAGACCGCCGTCGTTGCAGGGGTCGCGACCAGGGACGGCGAGCCGCCGCTGCTGACGTACCTCGACGACGCCACCGGTGAGCAGGTCGAGCTGACCGCGCCGCAACTCGGCGGCTGGGCGGCACGCAGCGCGGGCCTGCTGCGGAACGGTTGCGGGCTGGGCCCGGGCAGCCGGGTCGCGGTGCTGCTGCCGCCGCACTGGCGTACCGCCGCGGTGCTGATCGGCGCCTGGTCGGTCGGGATGGCGGTGTCGTTCCGGCCACGGGCCACCGCCGGGCTGCCGGTTCTCGAACCGGGCGGCGACCAGCCGTACGACGCGGTGTTCGTGACCCCGGAACGCCTCGACGACTGGCTGGAGGACGTGCCCGACGGGACGCACCGCTACCTCGTCGGCACCGGGCCCGGCCCGCTGGCCGACGTGCCCGTGGGCTGGCTCGACTGGTCCACCGAGGTGCTCCGGCACACCGACACGGTGCCCGACTACACCGCCGTCCGCCCGTGGGACCCGGCCAGCCCGGACGGCACCAGCTACGGCGACTGGCGGCGGCTCGCGACGGACGTCGCCGGACAGCTCGACCTGCGGGCCGGTGACCGGCTGCTGGTCGACGCGGCCGAGCACGAGCAGCCGCTGAAGTGGCTGCTCGCCCCGCTCGCCGCCGGCGCGTCTATGGTGATCTGCGCCAACCTCGATCCCGCCCGACGGGACGCCCGGATTGCCGCCGAGCAGCCCACCCGGGTCCTGTGA
- a CDS encoding DUF1801 domain-containing protein has translation MATSKQPVTVPTDASVDDFLAAVPDQRRGADAVRLCTLLREVTGEPPVMWGPSIVGFGSYRYTYQSGRTGDWPLAGFSPRKQQLVVYLVGGFEERHASVLARLGPHKTGKGCLYLKRLDDVDESALRELVDRTVRVHKGVDRASERRQ, from the coding sequence ATGGCGACATCGAAACAGCCGGTGACCGTGCCGACCGACGCCAGCGTCGATGATTTCCTGGCGGCGGTCCCCGACCAACGTCGGGGGGCCGACGCGGTGCGCCTCTGCACGCTGCTGCGCGAGGTCACGGGCGAGCCCCCGGTGATGTGGGGCCCGAGCATCGTGGGCTTCGGCAGCTACCGCTACACCTACCAGAGCGGGCGCACGGGCGACTGGCCGCTGGCGGGCTTCTCGCCGCGCAAGCAGCAGCTCGTCGTCTACCTGGTGGGCGGGTTCGAGGAGCGGCACGCGTCAGTGCTCGCCCGGCTCGGCCCGCACAAGACCGGTAAGGGATGCCTCTACCTGAAGCGCCTCGACGACGTCGACGAGAGCGCGCTACGCGAGCTCGTCGATCGCACGGTCCGGGTACACAAGGGCGTCGACCGGGCCAGCGAACGCCGACAGTAG
- a CDS encoding GNAT family N-acetyltransferase, with product MAELGGDALTWKEFGEEHLAALTELAEACLAADGGLPLFARTPLLRARLLQARTLGVWHDGGLVAAAGVGTAREPATSTGLVHPAWRGRGLGSRLLSWADEQAGAADLLLTTESWSAGAEALFTARGFERTFTEWVLRHDLDALPDVTRPDDLRTEPVTLASELFETYRASFADRPGFVEPTAEEWLGDLREDDDYRPDLSLLARGPDGTPVGFLNILDNWIDQVGVVPEWRGRRVGAYLVASALRALAEDGTREAWLCVNDNNPAAALYRRLGFRDAGRRARYLCRRPAADQPR from the coding sequence ATGGCGGAGCTGGGCGGGGACGCGCTGACCTGGAAAGAATTCGGCGAGGAACACCTCGCGGCGCTGACGGAACTGGCCGAGGCGTGCCTGGCCGCCGACGGTGGACTGCCGCTGTTCGCCCGTACCCCGCTGTTGCGGGCCCGACTGCTCCAGGCCCGTACCCTCGGGGTTTGGCATGACGGCGGCCTGGTCGCGGCCGCGGGCGTCGGCACCGCGCGGGAGCCGGCCACCAGCACCGGCCTGGTGCATCCGGCCTGGCGGGGGCGGGGTCTCGGCAGCCGGCTGCTGAGCTGGGCGGACGAGCAGGCCGGTGCCGCGGACCTGCTGCTGACCACCGAGTCCTGGAGTGCGGGTGCGGAAGCCCTCTTCACGGCGCGTGGCTTCGAGCGAACCTTCACCGAGTGGGTGCTACGGCACGACCTCGACGCACTCCCGGACGTCACGCGCCCCGACGACCTGCGCACCGAGCCGGTGACGCTCGCTTCCGAGCTGTTCGAGACCTACCGGGCGTCCTTCGCGGACCGGCCCGGCTTCGTCGAGCCGACGGCCGAGGAGTGGCTGGGTGATCTGCGGGAGGACGACGACTACCGGCCGGACCTGTCGCTGCTCGCGCGCGGCCCCGACGGCACGCCGGTCGGCTTCCTCAACATCCTCGACAACTGGATCGACCAGGTGGGCGTCGTACCGGAATGGCGGGGCCGGCGGGTCGGCGCGTACCTCGTGGCGAGCGCGCTGCGGGCGCTGGCCGAGGACGGTACGCGGGAGGCGTGGCTCTGCGTGAACGACAACAATCCGGCCGCCGCCCTGTACCGGCGGCTCGGGTTCCGCGACGCCGGCCGCCGCGCCCGCTACCTGTGCCGTCGTCCAGCCGCAGATCAACCCCGATAG
- a CDS encoding DNA repair helicase XPB has translation MSGGPLIVQSDKTLLLEIDHPDAQACRMAIAPFAELERSPEHVHTYRLTPLGLWNARAAGHDAEGVVDALIKYSRYPVPHALLVDVAETMDRYGRLQLANDPVHGLVLRALDRVVLIEVAKSKKLAGMFGAKIDDDTIAVHPSERGRLKQGLLKLGWPAEDLAGYVDGEAHPIELAEAGKDGVKPWTLRSYQREAVEAFWAGGSGVVVLPCGAGKTLVGAAAMAEAKATTLILVTNTVAGRQWKRELVARTSLTEDEIGEYSGERKEIRPVTIATYQVLTSRRGGAFTHLDLFGARDWGLVIYDEVHLLPAPIFRFTADLQARRRLGLTATLVREDGREGDVFSLIGPKRYDAPWKDIESQGWIAPAECTEVRVTLTDAERMAYATAEAEERYRMAATARTKLPVVKALVDRHPDEQVLVIGGYIDQLHQLGEYLDAPIVQGSTTNKERERLFDAFRSGEVRTLVISKVGNFSIDLPEAAVAIQVSGTFGSRQEEAQRLGRVLRPKADGRQAHFYTVVSRDTIDTEYAAHRQRFLAEQGYAYTIVDADDVLGPSLPSFD, from the coding sequence GTGAGCGGTGGACCACTGATCGTGCAGTCGGACAAGACCCTGCTGCTGGAGATCGACCACCCCGACGCGCAGGCGTGTCGGATGGCCATCGCGCCCTTCGCCGAGTTGGAGCGCTCCCCGGAGCACGTGCACACCTACCGGCTCACCCCGCTGGGCCTGTGGAACGCCCGGGCCGCCGGCCACGACGCCGAGGGCGTGGTGGACGCACTGATCAAATACTCCCGTTACCCGGTGCCGCACGCGCTGCTGGTCGACGTCGCCGAGACCATGGACCGGTACGGCCGGCTACAGCTCGCCAACGACCCGGTGCACGGTCTGGTGCTGCGCGCCCTGGACCGGGTGGTGCTGATCGAGGTCGCCAAGAGCAAGAAGCTCGCCGGCATGTTCGGCGCCAAGATCGACGACGACACGATCGCCGTGCACCCGTCCGAGCGGGGGCGGCTCAAGCAGGGGCTGCTCAAGCTCGGCTGGCCGGCCGAGGACCTGGCCGGGTACGTGGACGGCGAGGCGCACCCGATCGAGCTGGCCGAGGCCGGCAAGGACGGCGTCAAGCCGTGGACGCTGCGGTCGTACCAGCGGGAGGCCGTGGAGGCGTTCTGGGCCGGCGGGTCGGGCGTGGTGGTGCTGCCCTGCGGTGCCGGCAAGACGCTGGTCGGGGCGGCGGCGATGGCCGAGGCGAAGGCGACCACGCTGATCCTGGTGACCAACACGGTCGCCGGCCGGCAGTGGAAGCGGGAGCTGGTGGCCCGCACCTCGCTGACCGAGGACGAGATCGGCGAGTACTCGGGCGAGCGCAAGGAGATCCGCCCGGTCACCATCGCCACGTACCAGGTGCTCACCTCGCGGCGCGGCGGCGCGTTCACCCACCTGGACCTGTTCGGCGCCCGCGACTGGGGTCTGGTCATCTACGACGAGGTGCACCTGCTGCCCGCGCCGATCTTCCGGTTCACCGCGGACCTCCAGGCCCGCCGCCGGCTCGGGCTGACCGCGACCCTGGTCCGCGAGGACGGCCGCGAGGGCGACGTGTTCAGCCTGATCGGCCCCAAGCGGTACGACGCGCCGTGGAAGGACATCGAGTCGCAGGGCTGGATCGCCCCGGCCGAGTGCACCGAGGTACGGGTCACCCTCACCGACGCCGAGCGGATGGCGTACGCGACGGCGGAGGCCGAGGAGCGCTACCGGATGGCGGCGACGGCCCGGACCAAGCTGCCGGTGGTCAAGGCCCTCGTCGACCGGCACCCGGACGAGCAGGTCCTGGTGATCGGCGGGTACATCGACCAGCTCCACCAGCTCGGCGAATACCTGGACGCGCCGATCGTGCAGGGCTCCACCACCAACAAGGAGCGCGAGCGGCTCTTCGACGCGTTCCGCTCGGGTGAGGTGCGCACGCTGGTCATCTCGAAGGTCGGCAACTTCTCCATCGACCTGCCCGAGGCGGCGGTGGCGATCCAGGTGTCCGGCACGTTCGGCTCGCGCCAGGAGGAGGCGCAGCGGCTCGGCCGGGTGCTCCGCCCGAAGGCCGACGGCCGGCAGGCGCACTTCTACACCGTGGTCTCCCGGGACACCATCGACACCGAGTACGCCGCCCACCGCCAGCGCTTCCTCGCCGAGCAGGGGTACGCGTACACCATCGTGGACGCCGACGACGTCCTGGGGCCGTCCCTGCCCTCCTTCGACTGA
- a CDS encoding L,D-transpeptidase family protein, with translation MKRVRLTVRAVALATVVLVGVGACALDAQGDGTGAAAPVPVGVTETASGASAPAPTPGQPTGSPSAEPSRTAAPEPSATATPKPSRTTSPTAKPKPSASGFTGCPQGEQQRAVEQYLAKLGGFGPVTVDGKQSAADCAAIKKFQLRYGISPAAGRAGATTYDVARRLAGTDVSRCRAGSGLTFCVDLTRQTVWAMRDGKVVMGPTVTRTGMAGYATPTGTYRVGWRNPKEWSNPYEVWLPYWQQFNGGIGFHETTTYLHNGSIGSHGCVNLLHRDAVRLWELGSVGTRVVVFGRRPGT, from the coding sequence ATGAAGCGTGTCCGACTCACGGTTCGAGCCGTCGCCCTGGCCACGGTCGTGCTGGTCGGCGTGGGTGCGTGTGCGCTCGATGCGCAGGGCGACGGCACCGGGGCAGCCGCCCCGGTGCCGGTCGGCGTGACGGAGACAGCATCGGGGGCGAGCGCGCCCGCACCCACACCGGGCCAGCCGACCGGATCCCCGTCGGCGGAGCCGAGCCGGACGGCCGCGCCGGAGCCGAGCGCGACGGCCACGCCGAAGCCCAGCCGGACGACGTCGCCCACCGCCAAGCCGAAGCCGAGCGCCTCCGGGTTCACCGGCTGCCCGCAGGGCGAGCAGCAGCGGGCCGTGGAGCAGTACCTCGCCAAGCTGGGCGGGTTCGGGCCGGTGACCGTGGACGGGAAGCAGTCCGCCGCCGACTGCGCCGCGATCAAGAAGTTCCAGCTCCGGTACGGGATCAGCCCCGCCGCCGGTCGCGCCGGCGCCACCACGTACGACGTGGCGCGGCGGCTGGCCGGCACCGATGTGAGCCGCTGCCGGGCCGGTTCCGGGCTGACCTTCTGCGTCGACCTGACCCGGCAGACCGTCTGGGCGATGCGGGACGGCAAGGTGGTGATGGGCCCGACGGTCACCCGCACCGGCATGGCCGGGTACGCCACCCCGACCGGCACCTACCGGGTCGGCTGGCGGAACCCGAAGGAGTGGTCCAACCCGTACGAGGTGTGGCTGCCGTACTGGCAGCAGTTCAACGGCGGGATCGGCTTCCACGAGACCACCACGTACCTGCACAACGGGTCGATCGGTTCGCACGGCTGCGTCAACCTGCTGCACCGCGACGCGGTCCGGCTCTGGGAGTTGGGCTCGGTCGGCACCCGCGTGGTCGTTTTCGGCCGCCGTCCCGGCACCTGA